A segment of the Staphylococcus ratti genome:
GCCGCGCACTTCTTTAATTGATGGGTGATCAATTTCAAGCAATGCGTTTTTAAAGTATTCACCAAGTTCTTGTGAACGACCCGGTAAATCTTCATCAACAATAACATCTAATGCTGCAATTGATGCTGCACATGCAAGTGGGTTACCACCAAATGTAGAACCGTGTGAACCTGGTGTAAAGACATCTAGTACTTCTTTATCTGCAAGCACTACAGAAATCGGGAATACGCCACCGCCTAATGCTTTACCTAAAATGTAAATATCCGGTTTCACTTCATCCCAGTCTGTTGCAAATAATTTACCTGTACGACCTAAACCAGCTTGAATTTCATCTGCAATGAACAATACATTGTGCTCGTCACACAATTCTCGTACTTGCTTCAAGTAGCCTGCTGGTGGAATGTTAATACCTGCTTCACCTTGAATCGGTTCGATTAATACTGCAGCTGTATTTTCGTTAATCACTTCTTTTAACTGTTCGATATTACCAAATTCAACGTTTGTAAAGCCTTCTAATAACGGACCATAACCACGTTGATATTCTTTTTCAGATGATAAAGAAACGGGCGCCATCGTACGTCCATGGAAGTTACCTACCATCGCTACAATTTCAGCATCGTTCGGTTTAATACCTTTAACATCATAAGCCCAACGACGTGCTGCTTTTAATGCCGTTTCCACTGCTTCTGCACCTGTATTCATAGGAAGTGCCTTTTCTTTACCTGAAAGCTTACAAATCTTTTCATACCATTCGCCTAAGTTTGCACTATGAAAAGCACGTGATACTAATGTTACTTTGTCAGCTTGATCTTTTAACGCTTGAATAATTTTTGGATGTCTATGGCCTTGGTTTACTGCTGAGTATGCCGCAAGCATATCCATATATTTGTTACCTTCAGGATCTTTAACCCATACACCCTCTGCTTCCGAAATAACGATTGGAAGTGGTAAATAGTTATGTGCACCATAATGATTAGTTAATTCTATAATTTGTTCTGATTGATTTGTCACATTAAACGCCCCTTTATTTAAGATAGTTGTAGGGTAAACCACCGTATGTCACAATACAAAACTAAGCATAAACTTGTTTTGATTGTGTGTATGATGGCTTACCCTACCTTAATACATAAAGTATTATATCGCCAAATGGTTATCAACAAACGCTATCGTCTATATAACGTAATTGTACCTTAAGCACACATTGAGACTTTATGCGTATATTATTCAGTTCTTTACAATTATAAGTGTTCTGATACTGTACGACCTTGCATGTGAAGTACTAAGTAGTCTGGTCCACCTGCTTTAGAGTCTGTACCTGACATTTTGAAGCCACCAAATGGTTGGTAACCTACTACAGCACCTGTACATCCACGGTTAAAGTATAAGTTACCTACCATGAAGTCACGACGTGCTTGTTCTAATTTCATTCGGTTGTTTGAAATAACAGCACCTGTTAAACCATATTCTGTATCATTAGCAACCTCAATTGCTTCATCAAAGTCTTTTACTTTTGAGAAACCTACAACAGGTCCGAAAATTTCTTCTTGCATGATACGAGAATTTGGATCTAAGTCTGCAATCACTGTTGGGTGAACGAAGTTACCTTTTTCTTCATCCGTGTTACCACCCGTCACGATGCGCCCTTCTTCTTTACCGATTTCGATATATTTTTTAATTTTATCTAATGATTTTTGATCGATAACTGGACCTACATACGTATCTGGTTCAGCAGCGTTACCTACTTTAATTTTCTCTGTTTCAACTTTAACGCGCTCTAATAATTCATCATAAATATCTTGGTGTGCAATAACTCGTGAACATGCAGAACATTTTTGACCAGAGAAGCCAAATGCTGAATAAACGATTGCGTCTGTAGCAACTTGTAAATCTGCTTCATTGTCTACGATAATCGCATCTTTACCGCCCATTTCAGCAATGACACGTTTAATATGATTTTGTCCTTCTTGAATCACAGCCGCTTTTTGAATAATTTCTTTACCTACGTTTTTAGATCCTGTAAATGAAATTAATCCTACATCTTTGTTTTCGATTAAGAAATCACCAATTTCACTTGATGAACCTGGAATCCAGTTTACAACACCTTTAGGTAAACCAGCTTCTTCAAGAATTTCCATAAATTTGTATGAAATAATTGGTGTATTTGAAGATGGTTTTAATAATACTGTATTACCTGTTACTACTGGTGCTGCTGTTGTACCTGCCATGATTGCATATGCAAAGTTCCAAGGAGAGATAACAACACTTACGCCTACTGGGAGGTAATCAAATTGATTGTACTCACCCGGACGACTATTTACTTTTTTCCCGTCTTTTAATTCAAGCATTTGACGACCATAATATTCCATAAAGTCAATTGCTTCAGCAGTATCTGCATCCGCTTCTTTCCATGGTTTGCCGCCTTCTTTTGATAATAATGCTGAAAATTCATGTTTACGCTTACGTGTTAATTCCGCTGCACGGAATAAAATATTCGCACGTACTTTAGGATCTACATTTCTCCATGTTTTAAATGCCTCTTTAGCTGCCTCTAATGCCTTTTGAGCATGCTCTTTAGACGCTTTAGATACATAACCAATTGTTTCCTCACGATTAGATGGGTTATATACACGTGTTTTATCTTCTGTATAAACGCGTTCCCCGCCAATGATTAAAGGGTATTCTTGGCCCAATTCACCCTCTACCTTTTCTAGAGCGCGAAAATATGCCTCGCGGTTTTCCTCTTTTGTAAAATCTGTAAATGGTTCATGTTTATATGGAATCATTCATAAATCCTCCCTTGTTTATTTTGAAAAAGCACTTATTATCATCATGACATATCACAAGTAGGATGTAAAAGATTTTTTCAGTCTTTACTGAATTATCACAATTTTTGTGGTAATTTGTATCTTTAACACTCTAAAGCGACTAATCTGCTCGAATTGAAGCGCTTTCATTCACAAGCATTATAGCGTTTAATCCTAGCAAATTCAACCTCTTTAAAGGTGTAAATTTAGACTCATCTCGAAATCAAATTGCAGTAGACAGCAAGTTTACATAAATATTTACATAAAAAAGCCAAATGACGATGACACATCATTTGGCTCTTGTTTAATCGGTTTCGTCTTGCATTTGTCGCTTTGACTGTTTCACCCAATATGGTAAGCGTTCTTTTAAAGTTTGAAACCCATAAGTTTCAGTCTCTTTGATTTCGTCCAATACTGAACGTTTTTCTTTTTTACGCTCATAATTTCTAAAATAATCATTGTCTTTTAAAGACAAATTCAGTTTCCCTGATTCATCAATTGAAATGATTTTCGCCCTTACCGTTTGACCTTGTGATAAAAGCTTTTTTAAATTATGCACATAATCATCCATAATTTCTGAAATATGAATAAGTCCTTCAGTATTGTCAGGGGTTTCAACGAAAGCACCGTAGGGTTGAATACCAGTCACACGTACTTTTATGTGTTGACCAACACGATACTGTTTTTTCAACTTGTATAACCCCTTATTTAATTTGAACTTCAACAGTATCATCATAGCACATATTTTTTCAGAATCCTAACTTTTAAATAAGTCATCCACATTATCATTCATGTAAAATGAGGTATTATGTTTGCATTTTACTTTCTGAAAATAGTTATATCATTGTTTACATACACATTTTAAAAGTTTTGTCCTATATCCTTTTAATGTCCAGCCATCCAAGGTCTTGTTGCAGTATTAGCCCTTTTCCCACCTCGAGTAAGCGCGTCTCTTTTAACACGCCTTGGTTGTTGTCCTTTTTCAATGCGTTGTTTCAATTTTTTATCCATCTGATACGTTTGAAAAGTTGTAAATTGTCTCTTGGCAATTTGATGACATGAAGGACATGATGCTTTTTCATGAGACACTTGCATGGATTGACGTAAAGTAAATGACCCGCACGTTTTACATAAATACGTATAATTTGGCATTAATCTTCATCCATTTCTGGGAGAACCCCTTTTTTGAAAATCTCTCGAGGAATCGCAATCGTACAACAAGCGTTAGGTACATCAACAATACCTGCAACTGTTCCTTGCACTGGGGCTGTTCCTAATAACATATAGGCTTGCTCTCCTGTGAAACCGCGCGTTTTCAAAAATTCAATTGCATTTAAACATGCATTCTTATACGCCGTATTCGCATCTAGATAGGTTTGCTTTCCAGAAGAGGCATTAACCGAAATACCTTCGAACACAATATAATCCGTGTAATTAGGCATCACTGGTCCAGGATTAAACGCTGGATTTTTCTTAATACTGTATTTTTCCATACCATTTTTAATCACGTTTACACGTAAGTCAATCCATCCGGGCATTTCAATACCACCACAAAAAGTAATTTCACCATCGCCTTGTGAAAAATGTAAGTCTCCCACCGAGAGTTTCGCTCCTTCTACAAATACTGGAAAATAAATACGTGAGCCTTTAGATAAATTTTTAATGTCGCAGTTTCCACCATTTTCACGGGGTGGCACTGTACGTGCCCCTTCTTTTGCAACACGGTCAAACGCGTTGCCTTTCAAAGTGCCTAACACTGCTGCATCTTCAGTCGGCAAATTAGCTAAAACAGGTACGCGGTTCGGATCTGTATCAACGAGCGCTTTTTCGCGTCGATTCCATTCATTTAGCATCTCTTGAGACGGAGCCACACCAATCAAACCTGGATGTATAATTCCCGCAAATTCCACACCAGGAACATGGCGACTTGTTGCATAAATACCGTTAAAATCCCATATCGATTTTTGAGCGTGAGGATAATAATCTACTAAAAAGCTTCCTCCGTTCGTTTTATCGAAAATGCCATTAAATCCCCATTCATGCTCTGGAAACACACCGATATCAAGAATATCTACGACTAATAAATCACCGGGGTTGACCCCGTTCACATAAACAGGTCCACTAAGTACATGCACACGGTTCAAGTTTACATTTTTGATATCACTTGGATCATCATTATTAGAAATTTGTCCGTCGGTCCAATCTAAGCATTCCATTCTAAAAACTTCTCCGGGATCTACCGAAAAAGCTGCCGGAATATCTGGATGCCATCTGTTGTGTCCTGGATGTGCTTGCTCATCCATTTTTTTGTTCAAATCAATACTAAATAATTTTTTTGGCATAGTTTTATCCCCCTCTTTATATGGTGATAGTCGCTACGACTATTAGTGTTAAATTACCCTAAAGAGCGGCATGTACTCTATGATTCGACACAAATTCCCTCAATCTTTTGTTTATGACCACTTATTTCAGCACACAATTCTTTATCAATTGATATCAAAACAAACTTGCACCGTTCTAACATAAAAAAGAGCGACAAAGAAAACTAATCTCGCTTTCTCCATCGCTCACTTAAGACGACTCATATTTTAAATATCACATTGCTGTTGAAGACTAACCGCTTGAGTTGCTTTTTCCAAGCACATGTCGTATGGTAGCAATTCGTCAAACGAAAACTGGAAAATGTCTTGAAAAGCATGTGCGATAGCTGCAGGATCACCAAGTTGATGCACAGCATCCATCATTTCATAGACTTCAGCATCTCCAAGTGTTTTATCTTCAAAATTCATCGGATTCCATGATGATAACAATTGATATAATTGAATGTTTAAATCGTTGTTTGCCATTCACAAACTCCCTTCGACCACGCTCCTCATCTATTGTTACGCAGTTGGCGCATCCACAATATCAATAGATTCAATGACAGCATCATAAGCTGGTTTGTCGCCAGGGCCCACTTTTACGTTAGCAATATCTTCTAACGTTTTGTCTCCTTCAATTAATTGACCGAATACAGTATGCTTTTGATCCAACCAAGGCGTTCCACCTTTTTCTCGGTAAGCATCCGCTATTTCTTTAGGCCAGCCACCATCTTCTAATTGATTTAACATTTGAGCTGGCAATTCTTTCATTTGTACGATGAAAAATTGTGAACCGTTCGTTCCTGGTCCAGCATTTGCCATAGATAAAGCACCGTAAAGATTAAATGCTTCCATTGAAAATTCATCTTCAAAAGGCGCACCGTAAATACTTTCACCACCCATACCAGTACCAGTTGGGTCGCCACCTTGAATCATAAAATCATTAATTACACGATGGAAAGTAATCCCATTATAGTAACCTTGTTTTGAAAGTTCCACAAAGTTTTGAACCGTTTTTGGTGCAATATCTGGGAAAAGCTTTAAAGTCATATCTCCCATATTTGTATGCATCACTGCTTTAATCTCATTGTTTTGTATATCTTTAGTAAGTTGAGGATAATTCGTCATTTGTCATTTCTCCATTCATGTTAAACTAATATAAGCATATATTAACATATTCAAGAAAGGAAAGAATAACTATGCGCTATCGATTTGCACATAAAACAGGTGTTTATGGCGTAGAAATTGTTGAAACACATCAAGATCAAGTTCTCATCAAAGTCATGCAAGTCATTAAACATCCAAAACAAGGCGATTTACACCATCCGAACGAAGTAGAAGGCGTTTTTTTTCACGAGCGCAAAGCTCTAAGTTTATATGAAAAACGTTACACGTCAAAAAGTAAATTAAAACCGTTTGAAGAGAAAGAAATACCTTATCCAACATCTTTACAACACGCACTTACAGCATTAGAAGAACAACTTAAATCGGAGCAAACGTCTTTTAACGAAAAATCATTAGAATGTTTAAAAGCACTTAAAATAGATTATGAACGTCAATACAAAAGAAAATTCGATTAATTTCACTTTTATTTTGGACGTGTTTCTTCTTATTTAAGAGCACCTAAAAAATCAACCCTATCCTTTTCTAGGGTTGATTTTCTTAACTTTCATAATCATGTATAATAGAGGTAATGTAGTTTTATGAAGGAGGACAATTTATGAGTTGGTTACATATTGCGGTCATTTTGCCGTTGATATTCGCACTGCTCATACCTGTTTTGTATCGTTTTTATAAACGTGTGCATTTAGGTTGGTTTGTGTTACCGATTCCAGTAGTGTTGTTCGCATACTTTTTAACGTATCTTCAACCTACGATATCTGGTCATTACGAAATCGCTTCCGCAAAATGGATGCCACAAATCGGAATGAACTTTGACATCTACATAGATGGACTCGGCTTATTATTTAGTTTGTTAATTACCGGTATTGGGAGTCTTGTTGTACTTTATTCTATTAGTTATTTAAGCCGTTCTGAACAACTAGGTAATTTTTATTGCTACTTACTTATGTTTATGAGTGCCATGTTAGGGGTTGTACTTTCAGACAATTTACTTGTTCTATATTTATTCTGGGAGCTAACTTCATTTTCAAGTTTCTTGCTCATCTCATTTTGGCGTCATAAAGATAAGTCTTTATATGGTGCAATGAAGTCAATGATTATTACAGTATTTGGGGGATTGTCATTACTTGGTGGCTTTATTTTACTTTTTATCGCTTCAGAAACATGGAGTATTCGAGAAATTATTAGTCACATTAATGAAATACAATCTTCACCATTTTTCCTTTTAGCAATGATATTTATTATTCTTGGAGCGATGACTAAATCAGCTCAATTTCCATTTTACATTTGGTTACCTGATGCGATGGAAGCTCCTACACCTGTAAGTGCTTACCTCCATTCAGCAACGATGGTAAAAGCTGGAATTTATTTAATCGCTCGATTTACGCCTATTTTCGCGATATCACAAGGCTGGATCTGGGCTGTCACGTTATTCGGGCTCATCACACTTTTCTGGGGTTCATTGAATGCGACGAAACAGCAAGACCTCAAAGGTATTTTAGCATTTTCGACGGTCTCTCAACTTGGTATGATTATGTCTATGCTAGGTATTGGTGCTGTCAGCTACCATTTCAATGGGGCACAAAACCAATTTTATATCGCCGCTTATAGTGCAGCCATTTTCCATTTAATCAATCATGCCACATTTAAAGGGGCATTGTTTATGATTACAGGTGCTGTCGATCACGCAACAGGAACACGTGATATCAAAAAATTAGGTGGCTTAATGACGATTATGCCGATTTCTTTCACACTGGCTATCGTTACGTCACTCAGTATGGCAGGTGTACCTCCATTTAATGGCTTCTTGTCTAAAGAACAATTTTTAGAAGCGATGATTGAGGTTACTAGCGCCAACATTTTCAGTCTTAATACAGTAGGGCTTTTACTCCCTATTATTGCTGTGATTGGTAGTATTTTTACGTTTGTTTATTCATTTAAATTTATCAGCGAGATTTTCTTAGGTCGACACCAACCTGAGGCATTGCCTCACAAAGCGCACGAAGCATCGCTACTTATGAATATTTCGCCAATCATCTTATCAACATTAGTTATTGCAATTGGTTTATTTCCAAGCTTAGTATCTGGTCCATTAGTAGAACCAGCTGTTAAATCAATCGCAAATGTAGATAGTGTTACTGCTAAGTTTCATTTATGGCATGGGTTCACACCTGCCTTTATGGCTACACTCATTATCTATGCAGTTGGGGCGATATTACTTTTAACGCATAAAAAATGGGTAGGCATCCTTAAAGCAATGCCACAATGGCTCACGTTTAACCACTGGTATAATCAAGCAGGACGCTATTCTCCATTTTATGCGACACAATTAACACGTACTTACATGACAGGGTTTAGCCGTAATAATATCGTCATTATTTTTGGAACACTCATTCTTATTACAGCTATAACGTTAATTTCAGCACCGTTTACTTTTGATTTTAAACACGTTTCACCTATACGCCCTTATGAGTTTATTTCGGTTATTACAATTATTATTGCGGCAGTGATGATTATATTTGCACGTTCGCGTCTATTCAGCATTATTATGCTAAGTGCAGTGGGATATTCCATGGCGATCTTTTTCATATTCTTTAATGCGCCAGACCTTGCGCTCACACAATTTGTCGTTGAAACAATTACAACAGCACTGTTTTTACTTTGTTTCTATCACTTGCCAAATATGAGCCGTTACAATGAAACACCGAAATTCAAAATCGTTAACGCTATGATTTCTATAGGTGTTGGTCTTGTCGTTACAATTCTTGGGTTGATCGCTTACGGCAATCGTCATTTTGTTTCAATTAGTGAATTCTATAAAAAGCACGTTTACGATCTTGCAGAAGGTAAAAATATGGTTAACGTTATTTTAGTTGACTTCCGTGGTACCGATACACTGTTCGAATCAGCCGTACTCGGTATCGCCGGTATGGCCATCTACACATTAATCAAATTACGTGCGAAACATAAAAATGGTTACGAAAGGGTTGAGAACAGTGAACAGACAGAAAAATGATTTAATCTCACAATATTCTGCGCTTATCATCTTTTTCTTAATAATGATGTTCGGTTTCTCTCTCTTTTTAGCTGGACACTACACACCTGGGGGCGGCTTTATTGGAGGGCTTCTCGTCTCAAGTGCATTAGTCATCATCGCTGTAGCATTTGATGTTAAAACTTTACGTAAAGTCTTTCCATGGGATTTTAAAAAATTAATTGCTTTAGGTTTAGCATTTTGTGTATTTTCACCTATGCTTAGCTGGTTATATGGTAAAAATTTCTTTACACATACTTCTGTAGATATCCCTTTACCGCTATTAGCGCCTATGCATGTCCACACTGCTGTGCTTTTTGATACCGGTGTATTATTTGTAGTTATAGGTACCGTTTTAACCATTATCTTAACGATTGGAGAGAATGAGTAATGGAAATCGTTTTAATTGTCATTTGTGGCTTACTTACATCAATTGGCGTGTACCTCATTCTATCTAAAAGTTTGATTCGTATTATCATTGGTACCGCCTTATTAACGCACGCTGCAAACTTATTTTTATTAACTATGGGAGGACTTAAAACAGGGAACGTTCCAATTTTTGAAAAAGACGTTACAAATTATGTTGATCCCATTCCACAAGCTTTAATTTTAACGGCAATTGTTATTTCATTTGCTGTAACTGCCTTTTTCTTAGTACTCGCATTCCGAAGTTACAAAGAATTAGGCACAGACAACGTAGAACGCATGAAAGGAGTGCCACAAGATGATGATGAATGAGAACTTAATTGTAATGCTTGTGGCTATTCCTGTTATTACCACGATATTCCTTATTTTTAGTGGTTTGCGCCCATACATTAAACGTTATATCGCACTAACAGGGACATTCATTACACTTGGTTTTGCGATTTGGAATTTAGTTAATGTATGGCAAACAGGGCACCCTATCGTCTTAGAACTCGGCTCTTGGAAAGCCCCTTATAGTATCGTATTTGTTTTAGACTTGTTCAGTGCCCTACTTGTCACGACAAGTACAATCATCACCGTGTTAATTATTTTATTTTCATATCAATCTATCGGTTTACACCGCGAAACTTATTACTATTATTTCACAGTAATGTTTATGCTTGCTGGAATTAACGGCGCATTCATTACAGGAGACATCTTTAACTTATTCGTATTTTTTGAAGTTTTTCTTATGGCTTCATATGGACTTATGGTAATTGGTGGTACTAAAATCCAACTTCAAGAAAGTGTGAAATATTTATTAGTAAACGTCGTTTCTTCCGCATTTTTTGTTATGGGCGTTGCCATTCTTTATTCTGTGGTAGGCACATTAAATATGGCGGACATTAGTGTAAAATTAGGCGAAGTTTCAAAAACGCATCCCGGATTAATTAGCATTGTATTTATTTTATTTATATTCGTATTTGCTACTAAAGCAGGTACTTTCCCAATGTACGTATGGTTACCTGGTGCGTACTATGCCCCACCTTTTGCGATCATCGCATTTTTTGGTGCGTTACTGACAAAAGTGGGTGTCTACGCTATTGCGCGTACAATGAGCTTGTTTTTCCAAAATACTTTGTCTATTTCGCACTATACTATTTTAGCGCTTGCCTTATTAACAATTGTTTTAGGGTCGGTAGGTGCAGTTGCTTATCGCGACACAAAGCGTATCATTTTATATAATATTATGATTGCTGTCGGTGTGATTTTAGTTGGTGTCGCCATGATGAATCAATCCGGTATTATTGGCGCCATTTACTATACGCTTCACGACATGCTTGTTAAAGCCGCTTTATTTTTCTTAATCGGTATTATGTATAAAATTACGAAGACGACGGATTTACGCAAGTTTGGTGGACTTATTCATCATTATCCATTGTTAGGTTGGACATTCTTTATCGCTGATTTAAGTTTAGCAGGTATTCCACCATTTAGTGGTTTTTACGGTAAACTTTATATTGTACAAGCAACTTTTGAAAAAGGCTTTTACCTCAGTGGTATCATTGTACTTGTATCAAGTTTAGTCGTTCTTTATTCAGTCATTAACATTTTCCTTCGTGGTTTCTTTGGAAAAAGTTATGGCTATGTTTATAATCCGCGATTACATCATAGAGGCCTTTTAGCTGTAGCAGTCCTTGCAGTTGTCATTACTGTAGTATTCGGATTAACTGCTGAACAGTTATATCCACTTATTTCAGAAGGTGCGAAATCTTTCTATCAACCTGACATCTATGTCCAAAGCGTTTTGGGAGGCGATTAAATGGCAGTTCAAATATTAATTAACATTATACTTGCTGTCTTTTGGCTGTTTTTATCAGGTAGCTATACGATGAACTCTTTTGTCCTAGGCTTTTTATTCGCCTTATTATTAGTGTATCTGATGCGTCACATTTTACCTGGTCGTTTTTATCTCATTACACTTTTTAAAGTCATTCAACTCGCTTTCATTTTTATCATCGAATTAGTGAAAGCAAACTTTGACGTTTTTAAAGTTATTATGCAACCACAATCTAAAAACGAATCTGCTTTCTTTGTATATGAAACTGAGTTAGAACATAAGTGGCAAGTCGCATTACTATCCAACCTGATTACATTAACACCAGGTACCGTCGTAATCGGTGTCAATGATGACATGAAGCGTTTATACATTCATTGTTTAGATTTTTCGACGAAAGAAGCGGAAGTAGCTTCCATTAAAAATTCACTTGAAAAAGCCGTGAAAGAGGTAGGTGAATCCTAATGAACTATGACATTTTTATTATTATTGCGCTTATCATTGTAGTCCTTTCAATATTGGCAATGTTAGTCCGTGTGATTTTAGGGCCTACCCTACCAGATCGTGTTGTTGCACTTGACGCGATTGGCATCCAGCTTATGGCTGTAGTAGGATTATTTTCAATTATTTTAGGCACACATTATATGATTGTAGCCATCCTTTTAATTGGAATCCTTGCCTTTTTAGGCACTGCCGTTTTCGCGAAATTTATGGATAAAGGTGAGGTGATTGAATATGACAGAGACCATCGTGATTAGTATTGGCATCATTCTTGTTCTTATCGGCGCATTATTCAGTGCGCTAGCTGCGATCGGTATTTTAAAGCTAGATGATGTTTATTCACGTGCGCATGCAGCAGGTAAAGCCGCTACACTTGGCGCAATGTTGCTCTTAACTGGCGTGTTCATTTATTTCATCGGTAAGGAAGGCTATGTTAACTTCCAATTATTAATCGGCATACTTTTCGTCTTTATTACAGGACCACTCGCAAGCCATATGATTTTAAAATCTGCCTATAATTTAAAATCCCCCGCTTCTAAACGCTTGAAATTAGATGAAGTTAAAGAAGATTTGAAAGGGAAAAAATTATAAAACTAAAAAAGG
Coding sequences within it:
- the kapB gene encoding kinase-associated lipoprotein B; translated protein: MRYRFAHKTGVYGVEIVETHQDQVLIKVMQVIKHPKQGDLHHPNEVEGVFFHERKALSLYEKRYTSKSKLKPFEEKEIPYPTSLQHALTALEEQLKSEQTSFNEKSLECLKALKIDYERQYKRKFD
- a CDS encoding ornithine--oxo-acid transaminase, with protein sequence MTNQSEQIIELTNHYGAHNYLPLPIVISEAEGVWVKDPEGNKYMDMLAAYSAVNQGHRHPKIIQALKDQADKVTLVSRAFHSANLGEWYEKICKLSGKEKALPMNTGAEAVETALKAARRWAYDVKGIKPNDAEIVAMVGNFHGRTMAPVSLSSEKEYQRGYGPLLEGFTNVEFGNIEQLKEVINENTAAVLIEPIQGEAGINIPPAGYLKQVRELCDEHNVLFIADEIQAGLGRTGKLFATDWDEVKPDIYILGKALGGGVFPISVVLADKEVLDVFTPGSHGSTFGGNPLACAASIAALDVIVDEDLPGRSQELGEYFKNALLEIDHPSIKEVRGRGLFIGVELNENARPYCERLKEEGILCKETHDTVIRFAPPLVITKEELDFAIDKVKKVFSESK
- a CDS encoding DUF1871 family protein; translated protein: MANNDLNIQLYQLLSSWNPMNFEDKTLGDAEVYEMMDAVHQLGDPAAIAHAFQDIFQFSFDELLPYDMCLEKATQAVSLQQQCDI
- the fmdA gene encoding formamidase; the protein is MPKKLFSIDLNKKMDEQAHPGHNRWHPDIPAAFSVDPGEVFRMECLDWTDGQISNNDDPSDIKNVNLNRVHVLSGPVYVNGVNPGDLLVVDILDIGVFPEHEWGFNGIFDKTNGGSFLVDYYPHAQKSIWDFNGIYATSRHVPGVEFAGIIHPGLIGVAPSQEMLNEWNRREKALVDTDPNRVPVLANLPTEDAAVLGTLKGNAFDRVAKEGARTVPPRENGGNCDIKNLSKGSRIYFPVFVEGAKLSVGDLHFSQGDGEITFCGGIEMPGWIDLRVNVIKNGMEKYSIKKNPAFNPGPVMPNYTDYIVFEGISVNASSGKQTYLDANTAYKNACLNAIEFLKTRGFTGEQAYMLLGTAPVQGTVAGIVDVPNACCTIAIPREIFKKGVLPEMDED
- a CDS encoding zinc ribbon domain-containing protein, which encodes MPNYTYLCKTCGSFTLRQSMQVSHEKASCPSCHQIAKRQFTTFQTYQMDKKLKQRIEKGQQPRRVKRDALTRGGKRANTATRPWMAGH
- a CDS encoding peptidylprolyl isomerase; translated protein: MTNYPQLTKDIQNNEIKAVMHTNMGDMTLKLFPDIAPKTVQNFVELSKQGYYNGITFHRVINDFMIQGGDPTGTGMGGESIYGAPFEDEFSMEAFNLYGALSMANAGPGTNGSQFFIVQMKELPAQMLNQLEDGGWPKEIADAYREKGGTPWLDQKHTVFGQLIEGDKTLEDIANVKVGPGDKPAYDAVIESIDIVDAPTA
- a CDS encoding Na+/H+ antiporter subunit A, producing MSWLHIAVILPLIFALLIPVLYRFYKRVHLGWFVLPIPVVLFAYFLTYLQPTISGHYEIASAKWMPQIGMNFDIYIDGLGLLFSLLITGIGSLVVLYSISYLSRSEQLGNFYCYLLMFMSAMLGVVLSDNLLVLYLFWELTSFSSFLLISFWRHKDKSLYGAMKSMIITVFGGLSLLGGFILLFIASETWSIREIISHINEIQSSPFFLLAMIFIILGAMTKSAQFPFYIWLPDAMEAPTPVSAYLHSATMVKAGIYLIARFTPIFAISQGWIWAVTLFGLITLFWGSLNATKQQDLKGILAFSTVSQLGMIMSMLGIGAVSYHFNGAQNQFYIAAYSAAIFHLINHATFKGALFMITGAVDHATGTRDIKKLGGLMTIMPISFTLAIVTSLSMAGVPPFNGFLSKEQFLEAMIEVTSANIFSLNTVGLLLPIIAVIGSIFTFVYSFKFISEIFLGRHQPEALPHKAHEASLLMNISPIILSTLVIAIGLFPSLVSGPLVEPAVKSIANVDSVTAKFHLWHGFTPAFMATLIIYAVGAILLLTHKKWVGILKAMPQWLTFNHWYNQAGRYSPFYATQLTRTYMTGFSRNNIVIIFGTLILITAITLISAPFTFDFKHVSPIRPYEFISVITIIIAAVMIIFARSRLFSIIMLSAVGYSMAIFFIFFNAPDLALTQFVVETITTALFLLCFYHLPNMSRYNETPKFKIVNAMISIGVGLVVTILGLIAYGNRHFVSISEFYKKHVYDLAEGKNMVNVILVDFRGTDTLFESAVLGIAGMAIYTLIKLRAKHKNGYERVENSEQTEK
- the pruA gene encoding L-glutamate gamma-semialdehyde dehydrogenase gives rise to the protein MIPYKHEPFTDFTKEENREAYFRALEKVEGELGQEYPLIIGGERVYTEDKTRVYNPSNREETIGYVSKASKEHAQKALEAAKEAFKTWRNVDPKVRANILFRAAELTRKRKHEFSALLSKEGGKPWKEADADTAEAIDFMEYYGRQMLELKDGKKVNSRPGEYNQFDYLPVGVSVVISPWNFAYAIMAGTTAAPVVTGNTVLLKPSSNTPIISYKFMEILEEAGLPKGVVNWIPGSSSEIGDFLIENKDVGLISFTGSKNVGKEIIQKAAVIQEGQNHIKRVIAEMGGKDAIIVDNEADLQVATDAIVYSAFGFSGQKCSACSRVIAHQDIYDELLERVKVETEKIKVGNAAEPDTYVGPVIDQKSLDKIKKYIEIGKEEGRIVTGGNTDEEKGNFVHPTVIADLDPNSRIMQEEIFGPVVGFSKVKDFDEAIEVANDTEYGLTGAVISNNRMKLEQARRDFMVGNLYFNRGCTGAVVGYQPFGGFKMSGTDSKAGGPDYLVLHMQGRTVSEHL
- the ygs gene encoding S1 domain-containing post-transcriptional regulator Ygs, translating into MKKQYRVGQHIKVRVTGIQPYGAFVETPDNTEGLIHISEIMDDYVHNLKKLLSQGQTVRAKIISIDESGKLNLSLKDNDYFRNYERKKEKRSVLDEIKETETYGFQTLKERLPYWVKQSKRQMQDETD